One stretch of Streptomyces sp. MMBL 11-1 DNA includes these proteins:
- a CDS encoding recombination directionality factor: MAKRSIWAGDEENKPKKRETYADDTVGRLHSGYSEKNEKGNLVPVALSEWRFSTGEKTVADAVAQLFGGTPVEDDESTSENFIDVFTSKDRIPVILEADGIDWDMKLWWNGKLKHHCDGFDFLSHKDEDMIGQPCGCPTLFDERKAAAKEGDAPNPAQTVTFQLADDPELGKFKFQTGSWTLFKVIHEAEDALERIGKGGPVLAYLELELVEYTPKKGPMRNKLVSYYKPVINVAKSFNDAVAD; this comes from the coding sequence ATGGCGAAGCGGTCGATTTGGGCGGGCGACGAAGAGAACAAGCCGAAGAAGCGCGAGACGTACGCGGACGACACCGTTGGCCGGCTGCACTCCGGCTACTCGGAGAAGAACGAAAAGGGGAACCTTGTCCCCGTGGCGCTGAGTGAGTGGCGCTTTTCCACGGGTGAGAAGACCGTTGCTGACGCCGTTGCCCAGCTCTTCGGCGGTACCCCCGTTGAGGATGACGAGTCGACGTCTGAGAACTTCATCGACGTTTTCACGTCCAAGGATCGCATTCCCGTGATCCTTGAGGCGGACGGCATCGACTGGGACATGAAGCTCTGGTGGAACGGCAAGCTCAAGCACCACTGCGACGGCTTCGACTTCCTGTCGCACAAGGACGAAGACATGATCGGTCAGCCGTGCGGTTGCCCGACCCTCTTTGATGAGCGGAAGGCAGCGGCGAAGGAGGGCGACGCCCCGAACCCTGCGCAGACTGTCACGTTCCAGCTCGCTGACGACCCGGAGCTTGGCAAGTTCAAGTTCCAGACTGGTTCGTGGACGCTCTTCAAGGTCATTCACGAAGCCGAAGACGCCCTAGAGCGCATCGGCAAGGGTGGCCCGGTTCTCGCTTACCTTGAGCTTGAGCTTGTGGAGTACACGCCGAAGAAGGGCCCGATGCGGAACAAGCTTGTGTCGTATTACAAGCCCGTCATCAACGTCGCGAAGTCCTTCAACGACGCCGTTGCCGACTAG
- a CDS encoding HNH endonuclease, whose amino-acid sequence MRRWSYRCAYCDARAEHLDHVHPLSKGGADAEHNMLPACAKCNLSKGAKTLAQWAESF is encoded by the coding sequence ATGCGCCGTTGGTCGTACCGCTGCGCCTACTGCGATGCACGGGCGGAGCACCTTGACCACGTTCACCCGCTCAGCAAGGGCGGCGCTGACGCCGAACACAACATGCTTCCGGCGTGCGCGAAGTGCAACCTGTCGAAGGGCGCGAAGACGCTTGCCCAGTGGGCGGAGTCGTTCTAG
- a CDS encoding phage/plasmid primase, P4 family, whose product MDFVSLLGRFKDVSEEPDGGYLAACPAHNDSRPSLRIWRGDDDKVRLSCRAGCKTERVKDAAGLAWADLFDVTGDGMTVPKEKPKMVGAGSVAALRMWLTSLPLGDGTYAADRFGINPTEAERLGLRFSAPYTGDRLDYDGPDFVSLSFARYPRLVVPLNGFDGVTRGAQGRDLSGKCPGRWLSLSNPEGQRWAPYGVFRGESGYGVILLTEGPGDALTAVSVGYDAVAVRGASLVNNPELVAELAEGLRGYQVIVCGDSDTAGQGFTLRLSEGLAAHGIDTYALNTQGDDLTDWRESNPAAFPSALHAAVKSARPVKDRVQVEAEHRKAEVAHRTGAVQVSSDQGTEAARILGELVNTYGEDADAMNAYALVAWTDGRIKYAPGLGYFVWDGTTWMKSATRVRQEIHAMGAALVLTGYTKEARGFTMTSKINNLLEELRSVPSVYVDAEEFDAKPYLLSFTNGVVDLRTGKLRAHDKADMLTVTLPIEYDPNAQAPRWEQFITEIFPGNADLVDYVQRLVGYGITGNTSEQCFAVLWGKGANGKSVFTETLTDVFGRITKTTPFATFEDKAGGGGIPNDLAALRGARLVMASEGESGKPMSEAVLKRVTGKDKVTARFLRQEFFTFSPTFLIMLATNHKPKFRSQDEGLWRRVKLIPFARYFAPEERDYDLDRKLRAEAAGIVAWAVRGAVEWYAKGLKDPVSISAATKEYRATSDALAGFFPGVLETADDSAVMPGADAYNAYRDWCEAEGLKSTEVWSRKAFYGAMEERNVSKMKTRSGIALVGVRVADAPVAATGPGIFAKD is encoded by the coding sequence GTGGACTTCGTGAGCTTGCTGGGCCGATTCAAGGACGTCAGCGAAGAGCCAGACGGCGGGTATCTGGCCGCGTGTCCGGCGCACAACGACTCGCGTCCGTCGCTCCGGATATGGCGGGGGGACGACGACAAGGTTCGCCTGTCGTGCCGCGCCGGATGCAAGACGGAGCGCGTGAAGGATGCCGCCGGGCTTGCCTGGGCTGACCTGTTCGACGTGACCGGCGACGGCATGACCGTGCCGAAGGAAAAGCCGAAGATGGTTGGTGCCGGGTCGGTTGCGGCGCTCCGCATGTGGTTGACGTCGCTGCCCCTGGGGGATGGCACGTACGCTGCTGACCGGTTCGGCATCAACCCAACTGAGGCTGAGCGCCTGGGACTTCGCTTCTCGGCTCCGTATACGGGTGACCGACTCGACTATGACGGGCCCGACTTCGTGTCGCTGAGCTTCGCGCGGTACCCCCGGCTTGTCGTGCCGCTGAACGGTTTCGACGGTGTGACCCGTGGCGCTCAGGGGCGTGACCTCAGCGGCAAGTGCCCGGGGCGTTGGCTGAGCCTGAGCAACCCGGAAGGGCAGCGCTGGGCCCCGTACGGCGTGTTCCGTGGCGAGTCCGGTTACGGGGTTATCCTGCTCACTGAGGGGCCCGGAGACGCGCTTACAGCGGTTTCGGTCGGGTACGACGCCGTTGCCGTTCGGGGCGCTTCTCTCGTCAACAACCCTGAGCTTGTGGCCGAGTTGGCCGAAGGGCTTCGCGGCTATCAGGTGATCGTGTGCGGTGACAGCGACACGGCCGGCCAGGGGTTCACGCTGCGCCTTTCCGAAGGGCTTGCCGCGCACGGCATCGACACGTACGCGCTGAACACCCAGGGCGACGACCTTACGGATTGGCGCGAGTCGAACCCGGCGGCGTTCCCATCCGCTCTTCACGCTGCGGTCAAGTCGGCTCGACCGGTCAAGGATCGCGTCCAGGTCGAGGCGGAGCACCGTAAGGCGGAAGTCGCGCACCGTACCGGCGCTGTCCAGGTGTCGAGTGATCAGGGCACCGAAGCGGCGCGCATCCTGGGCGAGTTGGTCAACACGTACGGCGAAGACGCTGACGCGATGAACGCCTATGCGTTGGTTGCGTGGACTGACGGCAGGATCAAGTACGCCCCGGGACTGGGGTACTTCGTGTGGGACGGTACGACGTGGATGAAGAGCGCTACGCGCGTGCGTCAGGAGATTCACGCCATGGGCGCGGCTCTTGTGCTCACCGGGTACACGAAGGAAGCGCGCGGCTTCACCATGACGTCGAAGATCAACAACCTTCTGGAAGAGCTGCGCAGCGTGCCCAGCGTGTACGTGGACGCTGAGGAATTCGACGCGAAGCCGTACCTGTTGAGCTTCACGAACGGCGTTGTGGACCTTCGCACGGGGAAGCTCCGCGCGCACGATAAAGCCGACATGCTGACCGTGACGCTGCCGATCGAATACGACCCCAACGCCCAGGCTCCGCGATGGGAACAGTTCATCACGGAGATTTTCCCGGGCAACGCCGATCTTGTGGATTACGTACAGCGGCTTGTCGGGTACGGCATTACCGGCAACACGAGTGAGCAGTGTTTTGCCGTTCTGTGGGGCAAGGGTGCCAACGGAAAATCGGTGTTCACGGAGACACTGACGGACGTGTTCGGCCGGATCACGAAGACGACCCCGTTCGCAACGTTTGAGGACAAGGCCGGCGGGGGCGGCATTCCGAACGACCTTGCGGCGCTCCGTGGTGCGCGTCTCGTCATGGCGTCCGAAGGCGAGTCGGGCAAGCCCATGTCGGAAGCCGTCCTGAAGCGCGTGACAGGCAAGGACAAGGTCACGGCAAGGTTTTTGCGCCAAGAGTTCTTCACCTTCTCCCCCACGTTCTTGATCATGCTTGCCACGAACCACAAGCCAAAATTCCGGTCGCAGGACGAAGGGCTTTGGCGACGCGTGAAATTGATCCCGTTCGCCCGGTACTTCGCGCCGGAAGAGCGGGATTACGACCTTGACAGGAAGCTTCGCGCTGAGGCTGCGGGCATCGTGGCATGGGCTGTTCGTGGCGCTGTCGAGTGGTACGCGAAGGGACTGAAGGACCCTGTCAGCATCTCAGCGGCTACGAAGGAGTACCGGGCGACGTCTGACGCGTTGGCGGGCTTCTTCCCGGGCGTGCTCGAAACGGCTGACGACTCCGCTGTGATGCCGGGCGCTGACGCCTACAACGCCTATCGCGATTGGTGCGAGGCTGAAGGGCTGAAGTCGACTGAGGTTTGGTCGCGGAAGGCGTTCTACGGAGCCATGGAAGAGCGCAACGTATCGAAGATGAAGACGCGTAGCGGGATCGCCCTTGTGGGCGTGCGGGTGGCTGACGCACCTGTTGCCGCTACCGGTCCGGGCATCTTCGCTAAGGACTGA
- a CDS encoding DNA cytosine methyltransferase, whose product MAILELCAGYGGLGIAVEALTGDKVTVVAEVHKAACEVMAYRFPDAPNIGDVQQARWEDLRGEVDTITAGFPCQDISNAGKREGIQGERSGIWFNIAEGIRVIRPRYVYLENVGAIRNRGQAAVLSSLSEIGYDAVWTAIRASDIGAPHERLRWFCVATPSDPNGF is encoded by the coding sequence GTGGCAATCCTAGAACTGTGCGCGGGATACGGCGGATTGGGCATAGCCGTTGAAGCGCTCACCGGAGACAAGGTCACGGTCGTCGCTGAGGTACACAAGGCGGCGTGCGAAGTCATGGCGTACCGATTCCCGGACGCGCCGAACATCGGTGACGTACAGCAAGCGCGCTGGGAAGACCTTCGCGGCGAAGTCGACACGATCACGGCGGGCTTCCCCTGCCAAGACATCAGCAACGCGGGCAAGCGAGAGGGAATCCAGGGTGAGCGCAGCGGGATTTGGTTCAACATCGCTGAAGGAATTCGGGTCATTCGACCCCGATACGTCTACCTGGAAAACGTTGGAGCGATCCGAAATCGGGGACAAGCGGCAGTGCTCAGTTCGCTTTCCGAAATCGGGTATGACGCGGTCTGGACAGCTATTCGAGCTAGTGACATCGGAGCCCCGCACGAAAGGCTCCGATGGTTCTGTGTTGCCACTCCTTCCGACCCCAACGGTTTCTGA
- a CDS encoding DNA (cytosine-5-)-methyltransferase encodes MTAVAKLFPRDRADTLFKTPTANLGSNGSAQHPDKRKAGGHGPTLEDEVCFLLNVTPEDTLPDDGPHSPAEWWGPFARAVYRWETIRQTAAPVPIIRGPRGGVKLSPEFAEWLMGLDPGWVTAVPGLTHKEKLERIGNGVVPHQAFAAFRELKATLDARNGGA; translated from the coding sequence GTGACGGCAGTGGCGAAGCTCTTCCCGCGCGACCGTGCCGACACGCTGTTCAAGACGCCTACGGCGAACCTTGGTTCCAACGGCTCCGCCCAGCACCCGGACAAGCGGAAGGCTGGGGGGCACGGCCCGACCCTCGAAGACGAAGTGTGTTTCCTGCTGAACGTGACGCCGGAAGACACGCTGCCGGACGACGGGCCGCATTCGCCGGCTGAGTGGTGGGGCCCGTTCGCGCGCGCTGTGTACCGATGGGAGACGATCCGGCAGACAGCGGCACCCGTACCCATCATCCGGGGCCCCAGGGGCGGCGTGAAGCTCTCTCCGGAGTTCGCTGAGTGGCTTATGGGGCTCGATCCCGGGTGGGTCACGGCGGTACCGGGGCTCACGCACAAAGAGAAGTTGGAGCGCATCGGCAACGGCGTTGTACCGCATCAAGCCTTCGCGGCGTTCCGGGAGTTGAAGGCGACGTTGGACGCACGGAACGGGGGCGCGTGA
- a CDS encoding DNA polymerase: MIHYGHKVNGEPITVFVPETDADLRAFMHWARNKPELALDTETTGLDIYAPNYRLRTVQFGTTHEAWVIHYELGGRFKEAADYVLKHCPRFLIHNAMFDWLVLDAHSGVTLESLAPRTVDTKIKATLIDPRQPQEGGIGTGLKPLSAFYVDPTAPDTQGDLTAVFRSLGLTKATGFAGIDLRHPTYNLYAGLDVIYTARLNPALDAEHKRLSIRPTLLEYEHEIAYMCAVMQRAGLVLDLEYVDTLRRMLREEEEKYAYIAASWGVDSVNSGAQVSEALLAMGETLTQTTDGGALKVDKAVLLPLADLDRDWDRIGARAPNPLAEAVLRAKRAGKWVTSYADKFANNHDANGRIHPTFNTLQARTGRMSISGDFAAQTLPSSDWMIRRAILGDEENHIVGSVDFQAIEMRVLAALADVKRMKAGFCDPDPDPALYPDGFDIHMYTARLIKGAAATGRDRKVFKGAGFGKVYGGGVATIARQTGATEAEIARAVAEYDRVFPEIKRASSRWQREARNTGLVTVSVTGRRLPLDRHRTYAVVNYQCQSAARDVLGQAMLNMRDAGLLEYMKLPIHDEIVFSAPKEDARDIAREFERCMTMDLFGVPVTAEAELGGRSWGSLYGADF; the protein is encoded by the coding sequence GTGATCCATTACGGGCACAAGGTCAACGGTGAGCCGATCACGGTTTTCGTTCCGGAGACTGACGCTGATCTTCGCGCCTTCATGCACTGGGCGCGCAACAAACCGGAACTCGCGCTTGACACGGAAACCACGGGGCTCGACATCTACGCCCCGAATTACCGTCTGCGCACAGTGCAATTCGGCACCACGCATGAAGCATGGGTCATCCATTACGAACTGGGCGGGCGCTTCAAGGAAGCTGCCGATTACGTTCTCAAGCACTGCCCGCGCTTCCTGATTCACAACGCAATGTTTGACTGGCTTGTGTTGGACGCGCATTCGGGCGTGACCCTGGAATCTCTCGCGCCGCGAACCGTAGATACGAAGATCAAAGCAACTTTGATCGACCCGCGTCAGCCCCAGGAAGGCGGCATTGGGACCGGCCTCAAGCCCCTCAGCGCGTTCTACGTCGACCCGACTGCCCCAGACACCCAGGGCGATCTAACGGCGGTCTTCCGGTCGCTGGGGCTCACGAAAGCAACCGGCTTCGCGGGCATCGACCTTCGGCACCCGACTTACAACCTGTACGCCGGGCTTGACGTCATCTACACGGCACGGCTGAACCCTGCCCTTGACGCCGAACACAAGCGGCTGAGTATCCGCCCGACGTTGCTTGAGTACGAACACGAGATCGCCTACATGTGCGCGGTCATGCAGCGGGCCGGCCTAGTGCTCGACCTTGAGTATGTGGACACTCTCCGGCGGATGCTCCGCGAAGAAGAAGAGAAGTACGCGTACATAGCGGCGAGTTGGGGCGTCGACTCCGTCAACTCCGGCGCTCAGGTGTCGGAAGCGTTGCTTGCCATGGGCGAGACGCTGACACAGACAACTGACGGCGGAGCGCTGAAGGTTGACAAAGCCGTCTTGCTGCCGTTGGCGGACCTTGACCGGGACTGGGACCGTATCGGGGCGCGTGCGCCTAACCCGTTGGCCGAAGCCGTCCTTCGTGCGAAGCGCGCTGGGAAGTGGGTCACGTCGTACGCGGACAAGTTCGCGAACAACCACGACGCCAACGGGCGCATCCACCCGACTTTCAACACTCTTCAGGCGCGCACGGGGCGCATGTCGATTTCGGGTGACTTCGCGGCTCAAACGCTGCCGTCTTCGGACTGGATGATTCGCCGCGCAATCCTGGGCGACGAAGAAAACCACATCGTCGGGTCCGTCGACTTCCAGGCAATCGAAATGCGCGTGTTGGCTGCACTGGCCGACGTGAAGCGCATGAAGGCTGGATTCTGCGACCCGGACCCGGACCCGGCGCTGTACCCGGACGGCTTCGATATCCACATGTACACGGCACGGCTCATCAAGGGTGCCGCTGCCACGGGGCGGGATCGGAAGGTCTTCAAGGGGGCAGGCTTCGGCAAGGTCTACGGGGGCGGCGTCGCCACGATCGCTCGACAGACCGGAGCGACCGAAGCGGAGATTGCCCGTGCGGTTGCTGAGTATGACCGCGTGTTCCCGGAGATCAAGCGCGCGTCGTCGCGTTGGCAGCGGGAAGCGCGCAACACGGGGCTTGTCACTGTCTCCGTGACCGGTCGCCGGCTCCCGCTCGACCGACACCGTACGTATGCGGTCGTGAACTACCAGTGCCAGTCAGCGGCGCGTGACGTCCTGGGGCAAGCCATGCTCAACATGCGCGACGCCGGGCTTCTGGAGTACATGAAGCTCCCGATTCACGACGAGATCGTGTTCAGCGCACCGAAGGAGGACGCGCGAGACATTGCGCGCGAGTTCGAGCGTTGCATGACGATGGATCTCTTCGGCGTTCCGGTCACGGCGGAAGCGGAGCTTGGCGGGCGTTCCTGGGGCTCCCTGTACGGGGCCGACTTCTAA
- a CDS encoding sigma-70 family RNA polymerase sigma factor has translation MLSIATINAAQDNDLAALADVIKATESRVEVLAGKAARRMAPHRGPRFADYRDEFIQVGRIAVWEALARFTDTTVESFERYVYSTIEGTLKDAVRAQRNGNAGADENAVKTFAAMLEAADGDTYEAAKLAQTLPPKGKRLSADRAEAARMAWQGAVSLDRKVTTGGVDDGESTLADTLNLAVEMEDLDDEVRPKVGRGALIEAAHVLARYVPMPADADTRETFCDALEAASTGFTTPADVDALEDAVKVPSDPTERRYVLDAMAVIRSAVSTATEGALTEDLRNVSDDRMADSAEKHGRVNDCLDSLGQAQRDVLRHSFGIKGVTDYGWGDGCDMDGISEALGMTRQNVMGNRSKGRKAFAKRYAAAVSLFDVEHAQALTEAAAAMTTFAGRK, from the coding sequence GTGCTGTCTATCGCCACCATCAACGCCGCCCAGGACAACGACCTTGCCGCCCTTGCGGACGTCATCAAGGCCACGGAGTCCCGCGTAGAAGTCCTTGCGGGCAAGGCAGCGCGCCGGATGGCTCCGCACCGTGGTCCCCGCTTCGCTGACTACCGGGACGAATTCATTCAGGTGGGCCGCATTGCCGTCTGGGAAGCCCTGGCACGCTTCACCGACACCACGGTTGAGTCGTTCGAGCGATACGTCTACTCGACCATTGAAGGCACCCTGAAGGACGCGGTACGGGCTCAGCGCAACGGGAACGCCGGAGCCGACGAGAACGCCGTGAAGACCTTCGCCGCGATGCTCGAAGCCGCTGACGGAGACACGTACGAAGCTGCGAAGCTCGCCCAGACCCTCCCCCCGAAGGGCAAGCGCCTGAGCGCCGACCGTGCCGAAGCCGCCCGCATGGCGTGGCAGGGTGCCGTTTCGCTCGACCGGAAGGTGACGACCGGCGGCGTTGACGACGGAGAAAGCACGCTTGCCGACACGCTGAACCTTGCCGTTGAAATGGAAGACCTTGACGACGAAGTTCGCCCGAAGGTTGGTCGGGGCGCGCTGATCGAAGCCGCTCACGTGCTCGCCCGCTACGTTCCGATGCCTGCCGACGCCGACACCCGAGAAACCTTCTGTGACGCCCTTGAGGCGGCATCCACGGGCTTCACGACCCCGGCGGACGTTGACGCGCTCGAAGACGCCGTGAAGGTCCCCAGTGACCCGACTGAGCGCCGCTACGTGCTCGACGCCATGGCGGTCATCCGTTCCGCTGTCTCGACGGCAACGGAAGGCGCACTGACCGAAGACCTTCGGAACGTGTCTGACGACCGGATGGCGGACAGTGCCGAGAAGCACGGGCGGGTTAACGACTGTCTTGACTCCCTGGGGCAGGCTCAGCGCGACGTGTTGCGCCACTCCTTCGGCATCAAGGGTGTCACTGATTACGGCTGGGGCGACGGATGCGACATGGACGGCATCAGTGAGGCGCTGGGCATGACGCGGCAGAACGTCATGGGGAACCGCTCGAAGGGCCGTAAGGCATTCGCGAAGCGCTACGCCGCTGCGGTCAGCCTGTTCGACGTCGAGCACGCCCAGGCGCTCACCGAAGCCGCTGCCGCCATGACGACGTTTGCCGGACGCAAGTAG